In Chryseobacterium sp., the genomic window TAAATACCCAGAAATCATTGGTAAACGGCATTACAAAACACATACAGCTTACCAGCAATAAAGCAATCAGCATCGATTTTTTGATTCCGATCTTCGGAAGAAATGAGGCCAGAATGAAAGAACATATCGCAATCGGAAGGTCTTTAAATCCTTCCAAAACGCTGGCCGAAGATTTTGAGATTCCAAAATTCTGCTGTACCTGCAGGATCACTGTTCCCACAGAATTCAGAAGAATTGCGAAGACAAAATAGTTTAAAAATAAAACGGCCTTGATGTTAAGATTTTTCATTCAGGGTATTTCTTGTCGGCTAAGATAGAAGCATTTGTGTTAACGATAATTTAACACAGTAAATGAATATTTGAACTATATTAATATAATTAGTATTTTTAGTAATTAAATATGATTAATTAAATGAAAGTTACTTTTGAAAGAGTCATCCCCAATGAAAAGAGCTCATTCCGGACGATTCATAATAACTCTCCCATTTCAGAATTCAAATGGGAATATCATTATCATCCGGAAATTGAGCTTGTATGTGTGATTTCAGGGAATGGAACACGACACGTAGGGTATCATAAAAGCAACTATACCAATGGAGATCTGGTCCTGATCGGTTCCAATATTCCCCATTCTGGATTTGGGCTGAATTCTATTGATCCACACGAAGAAATCGTGCTTCAGTTCAAGGAAGAAATCCTTCAGTTTCCCCAGCAGGAAGTGGAGGCCAGGTCGATCAAAAACTTATTGGAGCTTTCAAAATACGGCATCCATTTTCATCATAAGGTAAAGAAGGCAATGCTACCCAGACTGCGGCTTATGCTTGAATCAGAAGGCTATAAAAGATATTTATTGCTGCTTGAAATTCTTTTTGAATTGTCAAAATGTGAAGATTACGAGATTTTGAATAAAGAAATCATGCCGTATACCATTATTTCCAAGAATAAGACCCGTCTTGAAAATATCTTCACCTACGTTGAGCATCATTATGATAAAGAAATTAATATTGAAGAG contains:
- a CDS encoding AraC family transcriptional regulator, which encodes MKVTFERVIPNEKSSFRTIHNNSPISEFKWEYHYHPEIELVCVISGNGTRHVGYHKSNYTNGDLVLIGSNIPHSGFGLNSIDPHEEIVLQFKEEILQFPQQEVEARSIKNLLELSKYGIHFHHKVKKAMLPRLRLMLESEGYKRYLLLLEILFELSKCEDYEILNKEIMPYTIISKNKTRLENIFTYVEHHYDKEINIEEVAKRANLTLPAFCNFFKKATQITFTEFVNRYRINKACLLMAQDKSISECSYSCGFNNVTYFNRMFKKYTGKTPSEFIKNYSDGKVNV